A single window of Onychomys torridus chromosome 8, mOncTor1.1, whole genome shotgun sequence DNA harbors:
- the Psme3 gene encoding proteasome activator complex subunit 3, with translation MASLLKVDQEVKLKVDSFRERITSEAEDLVANFFPKKLLELDSFLKEPILNIHDLTQIHSDMNLPVPDPILLTNSHDGLDGPTYKKRRLDECEEAFQGTKVFVMPNGMLKSNQQLVDIIEKVKPEIRLLIEKCNTVKMWVQLLIPRIEDGNNFGVSIQEETVAELRTVESEAASYLDQISRYYITRAKLVSKIAKYPHVEDYRRTVTEIDEKEYISLRLIISELRNQYVTLHDMILKNIEKIKRPRSSNAETLY, from the exons ATGGCCTCGTTGCTGAAGGTGGATCAGGAAGTGAAGCTCAAG GTTGATTCTTTCAGGGAGCGGATCACAAGTGAG GCAGAAGACTTGGTGGCAAACTTTTTCCCAAAGAAGTTATTAGAACTTGATAGTTTTTTGAAG GAACCAATCCTAAATATCCATGACCTAACTCAGATCCACTCAGACATGAATCTCCCAGTCCCTGACCCCATTCTCCTCACCAATAGCCACGATGGACTGGATGGT CCCACTTACAAGAAGCGCAGATTGGATGAATGTGAAGAGGCCTTCCAAG GAACCAAGGTGTTTGTGATGCCTAATGGGATGCTGAAAAGCAACCAGCAGCTAGTGGACATTATTGAGAAAGTAAAGCCTGAGATTCGGCTGCTGATCGAGAAATGTAACACG GTCAAAATGTGGGTACAGCTCTTGATTCCCAGAATAGAAGACGGGAACAACTTTGGGGTGTCTATTCAG GAGGAAACAGTTGCAGAACTAAGAACTGTCGAGAGTGAAGCTGCGTCTTATCTGGACCAGATTTCTAG atATTATATTACAAGAGCCAAATTGGTTTCTAAAATAGCTAAATATCCCCATGTG GAGGACTATCGCCGCACTGTCACAGAGATTGACGAGAAAGAATACATCAGCCTCAGGCTCATCATCTCAGAACTGAGGAATCAGTAT GTCACTCTACATGACATGATCCTGAAGAATATTGAGAAAATCAAACGGCCCCGGAGCAGCAATGCAGAGACCCTGTACtga
- the Aoc2 gene encoding retina-specific copper amine oxidase — MNLKVLLGFLVLSLLTVLALVYVLLTRQSSSGQPPRCPSIPPGIHPWTHPDQSQLFADLSPEELTAVMNFLTKHLGPGLVDAAQARPSDNCVFSVELQLPAKSAALAHLDRGGPPPAREALAIIFFGAQPQPNVTELVVGPLPHPSYMRDVTVERHGGPIPYYRRPILTAEFVQIWRYLKEVELPKAPTFLASVLNYNGSTLAPLHSSASGFRSGDRATWIALYHNISGLGIFLHPVGLELLLDHRALDPARWVVQQVFYLGHYYADLAQLEWEFKAGRLEVVQVPLPTPNGASSLRSRVAPDPPLPPLQFSSQGSQYNVQGNSVVSPLWTFTFGHGVFTGLRLFDIRFKGERVAYEVSVQECLSVYGADSPKTMTIRYLDSSYGLGRNSRALVRGVDCPYQSTMMDIHVLVGTGAVHLLPGAVCIFEEAQGLPLRRHHNYIGGHFYGGLASSSLVVRSVSSVGNYDYIWDFMLYPNGALEGRVHATGYINTAFLSGGTESLLFGNRVGERVLGAVHTHAFHFKLDLDVAGLKNWVVAEDTVFKPVAAPWNPEHQLQRLQLTRQVLSREDLAAFSWGSPLPRYLYLATNQTNAWGHQRGYRIQIHSPLGVHVPLESDVERALSWGRYQLVVTQRKEEEGFSSSIYYQNDLRTPTKMAFADFINNETLLGEDLVAWVTASFLHIPHAEDIPNTVTVGNSVGFLLRPYNFFDEDPSIFSPGSVYFEKDQDAGLCSVNPVACTPQLAACVPNLPSFSYEGL, encoded by the exons ATGAATCTCAAGGTGCTGCTGGGCTTTCTGGTACTGTCTCTGCTTACTGTGCTTGCTCTGGTGTATGTCCTGCTGACCAGGCAAAGCAGTTCCGGCCAGCCTCCTCGGTGCCCCTCCATACCTCCTGGAATTCATCCCTGGACACACCCTGACCAGAGCCAGCTGTTTGCAGACCTGAGCCCTGAGGAGCTGACAGCTGTGATGAACTTTCTGACCAAGCACCTGGGGCCAGGGCTGGTGGATGCAGCCCAGGCTCGGCCCTCGGACAACTGTGTCTTCTCAGTGGAGCTGCAGCTGCCTGCTAAGTCTGCAGCCCTGGCCCACCTGGACAGAGGGGGTCCCCCACCTGCCCGGGAGGCGCTGGCCATCATCTTCTTTGGTGCACAACCCCAGCCCAATGTGACTGAGCTGGTGGTGGGGCCTCTGCCTCACCCCTCCTACATGAGGGATGTGACTGTGGAGCGTCATGGTGGGCCTATACCCTATTACCGGCGCCCCATTCTGACAGCTGAGTTTGTTCAGATTTGGAGGTATTTAAAAGAAGTGGAGCTCCCGAAGGCACCCACCTTTCTGGCTTCTGTCTTGAACTACAATGGCTCCACGTTGGCACCTCTGCATTCTTCTGCTAGTGGCTTCCGTTCAGGGGACCGGGCTACTTGGATAGCTCTCTACCATAACATCTCAGGTCTTGGAATATTCCTTCACCCTGTGGGGTTGGAGCTACTGCTGGACCACAGAGCCCTGGACCCTGCCCGCTGGGTGGTCCAGCAGGTCTTCTACCTTGGGCACTACTATGCAGACTTGGCCCAGTTGGAATGGGAATTTAAGGCTGGCCGCCTAGAAGTGGTCCAGGTCCCTCTACCCACACCAAATGGGGCTTCCTCCCTGAGGTCTCGAGTCGCTCCTgacccccctcttccccctctaCAGTTCTCATCCCAGGGTTCCCAGTACAATGTACAGGGAAACTCAGTGGTATCCCCCCTCTGGACATTTACCTTTGGTCATGGGGTGTTCACTGGCTTGAGGCTTTTTGATATTCGGTTTAAGGGTGAGCGTGTGGCTTATGAAGTCAGTGTCCAAGAGTGTCTGTCTGTTTATGGTGCTGATTCCCCCAAGACGATGACGATCCGTTACTTGGACAGCAGCTATGGGCTTGGCCGGAACAGCCGAGCCTTGGTTCGGGGGGTGGACTGCCCCTACCAGTCCACAATGATGGACATCCATGTACTAGTAGGCACAGGGGCAGTCCACCTGCTACCAGGGGCTGTGTGTATATTTGAGGAGGCCCAGGGATTACCCCTTCGAAGACACCACAATTACATTGGGGGTCATTTCTATGGTGGTTTGGCCAGCTCCAGCCTTGTGGTCAGGTCGGTGTCATCAGTGGGCAACTATGATTACATTTGGGACTTTATGTTGTACCCAAATGGGGCGCTTGAAGGGCGTGTCCATGCCACGGGCTATATCAACACAGCTTTCCTGAGTGGAGGAACTGAGAGCCTCCTCTTTGGGAACCGCGTGGGGGAGAGAGTGCTGGgggcagtgcacacacatgctttccACTTCAAACTGGACCTGGATGTGGCAG GTTTGAAAAACTGGGTGGTTGCTGAAGATACGGTGTTTAAGCCTGTAGCAGCTCCCTGGAACCCGGAGCATCAGCTACAGCGCCTACAGCTGACCAGGCAGGTCCTGAGCAGGGAGGATCTGGCTGCATTTTCCTGGGGGAGCCCCCTTCCTCGATACCTTTACCTGGCTACCAACCAGACCAATGCCTGGGGCCACCAGCGCGGGTACCGAATCCAGATCCACAGCCCTCTTGGTGTACATGTACCTTTGGAGAGCGACGTGGAAAGGGCTCTCAgctgggggag ATACCAGCTTGTGGTGacccagaggaaggaggaagagggcttCAGCAGCAGCATCTATTACCAGAATGACTTGCGGACCCCGACAAAGATGGCCTTTGCTGACTTCATCAACAATGAAACCCTCTTAGGAGAG GATCTGGTGGCTTGGGTGACAGCCAGTTTCCTGCACATCCCCCATGCTGAGGACATCCCCAACACAGTGACTGTGGGGAACAGCGTGGGCTTCTTGCTCCGACCCTATAATTTCTTCGATGAAGATCCCTCTATCTTCTCCCCTGGCAGCGTCTACTTTGAGAAGGACCAGGATGCGGGGCTCTGCAGTGTCAACCCTGTGGCCTGTACCCCACAGCTGGCAGCCTGTGTCCCTAACTTGCCCTCCTTTTCTTATGAAGGCTTATAG
- the Aoc3 gene encoding membrane primary amine oxidase — MTQKTTLVLLALAVITIFALVCVLLAGRSGDGGGMGPPPHCPSIHPSAQPWTHPDQSQLFADLSPEELTAVMNFLTKHLGPGLVDAAQARPSDNCVFSVELQLPAKSAALAHLDRGGPPPAREALAIIFFGAQPQPNVTELVVGPLPHPSYMRDVTVERHGGPIPYYRRPVLAKEYMDIEEMVFHRELPQISGLLHHCCFYKHWGHNLLKMTSAPRGLQSGDRATWFGLYYNLSGAGFYLHPIGLELLINHKALDPALWTIQKVFYQGRYFESLAYLEDQFEAGQVNVMVVPANGTGGSWSLKSSVPPGPAPPLQFHPQGPRFSVQGNRVASSLWTFSFGLGAFSGPRVFDVRFQGERVAYEISVQEAIALYGGNSPAAMTTCYMDGSFGIGKYSTSLTRGVDCPYLATYMDWHFLQESQAPKTLRDAFCVFEQNQGLPLRRHHSDFYSHYFGGVVETMLVVRSVATLLNYDYVWDMIFHPNGAIEIKFHATGYISSAFFFGAGERFGNRVGEHTLGTVHAHSAHYKVDLDVAGLKNWAWAEDMAFVPMNVPWSPEYQIQRLQVTRKLLETEEEATFPLGGATPRYLYLASNHSNKWGHRRGYRIQIFSFAGEPLPQKSPIEKSISWGRYHLAVTRRKEEEPSSSSIFNQNDPWTPTVDFTEFLNNETIAGQDLVAWVTAGFLHIPHAEDVPNTVTVGNGVGFFLRPYNFFDEDPSFFSADSVYFQGDQDANACEVNPLACLSQTATCAPDLPAFSHGGFIHK; from the exons ATGACCCAGAAGACCACCCTGGTGCTTCTGGCATTGGCTGTTATCACCATCTTTGCCTTGGTTTGTGTCTTGTTAGCTGGTAGGAGCGGAGATGGAGGTGGAATGGGCCCACCTCCCCATTGTCCTTCCATTCATCCTAGTGCCCAGCCCTGGACACACCCTGACCAGAGCCAGCTGTTTGCAGACCTGAGCCCTGAGGAGCTGACAGCTGTGATGAACTTTCTGACCAAGCACCTGGGGCCAGGGCTGGTGGATGCAGCCCAGGCTCGGCCCTCGGACAACTGTGTCTTCTCAGTGGAGCTGCAGCTGCCTGCTAAGTCTGCAGCCCTGGCCCACCTGGACAGAGGGGGTCCCCCACCTGCCCGGGAGGCGCTGGCCATCATCTTCTTTGGTGCACAACCCCAGCCCAATGTGACTGAGCTGGTGGTGGGGCCTCTGCCTCACCCCTCCTACATGAGGGATGTGACTGTGGAGCGTCATGGTGGGCCTATACCCTATTACCGGCGCCCTGTGCTAGCCAAAGAGTATATGGATATCGAGGAAATGGTCTTCCACAGAGAGCTGCCCCAGATTTCTGGGCTTCTCCATCATTGTTGCTTCTACAAACACTGGGGACACAACCTGCTAAAAATGACTTCAGCCCCCCGTGGTCTTCAATCAGGGGACCGGGCCACCTGGTTTGGTTTGTACTACAACCTCTCAGGGGCTGGTTTTTACCTACACCCTATTGGCTTGGAGCTGCTGATAAACCACAAGGCCCTGGACCCTGCCCTATGGACCATCCAGAAGGTATTTTATCAAGGCCGCTACTTTGAGAGTCTGGCTTATCTGGAGGACCAATTTGAGGCCGGCCAGGTAAATGTGATGGTGGTACCAGCCAATGGCACAGGTGGGTCCTGGTCTCTAAAGTCCTCAGTGCCACCAGGTCCAGCTCCCCCCCTGCAGTTTCATCCCCAGGGACCCCGCTTCAGTGTTCAGGGGAATCGAGTAGCCTCCTCATTGTGGACTTTCTCTTTTGGCCTTGGAGCTTTCAGTGGCCCAAGGGTCTTTGATGTCCGCTTTCAAGGGGAGAGAGTGGCCTATGAAATCAGTGTCCAGGAGGCCATAGCCCTGTATGGTGGCAATTCACCAGCAGCAATGACGACCTGCTATATGGACGGTAGCTTTGGCATTGGCAAATACTCTACCTCCCTGACCCGTGGGGTGGACTGTCCTTACCTCGCCACCTACATGGACTGGCATTTCCTTCAGGAATCTCAAGCCCCCAAGACACTACGCGATGCATTTTGTGTGTTTGAACAGAACCAGGGCCTCCCGCTACGGCGACACCACTCAGATTTCTACTCCCACTATTTTGGGGGTGTTGTGGAAACCATGCTCGTGGTCAGATCTGTGGCTACCTTGCTCAATTATGACTATGTGTGGGACATGATCTTCCACCCCAACGGGGCTATAGAAATCAAATTCCATGCCACAGGCTACATCAGCTCAGCATTCTTCTTCGGTGCTGGTGAAAGGTTTGGAAACCGAGTTGGGGAGCACACACTGGGCACGGTGCATGCCCACAGTGCTCACTACAAAGTGGACCTGGATGTGGCAG GGTTGAAGAACTGGGCCTGGGCAGAGGACATGGCTTTTGTCCCCATGAATGTACCTTGGAGTCCTGAGTACCAGATACAGAGGTTGCAGGTGACTCGGAAGCTACTGGAGACAGAAGAAGAGGCTACCTTCCCCCTGGGGGGTGCCACCCCACGCTACCTATACCTGGCCAGTAACCACAGCAACAAGTGGGGTCATAGGAGAGGCTACCGCATCCAGATATTCAGCTTTGCTGGGGAGCCACTGCCCCAGAAAAGCCCCATAGAGAAATCCATCAGCTGGGGAAG GTACCACTTGGCTGTGACacggaggaaagaggaggagccTAGTAGCTCTAGCATCTTCAACCAGAATGACCCATGGACCCCCACTGTGGATTTCACTGAATTCCTCAACAATGAGACCATTGCTGGACAG GACTTGGTAGCCTGGGTGACAGCTGGTTTTTTGCACATCCCACATGCAGAAGACGTTCCAAACACGGTGACTGTGGGGAACGGGGTGGGCTTTTTCCTCCGACCCTACAACTTCTTTGATGAAgatccctccttcttctctgctgACTCCGTCTATTTCCAAGGCGACCAGGATGCCAATGCCTGTGAGGTCAACCCCCTGGCTTGCTTGTCCCAGACTGCCACCTGTGCGCCAGACCTTCCTGCCTTCTCCCATGGAGGCTTTATTCACAAATAA